In Paraburkholderia sprentiae WSM5005, a genomic segment contains:
- a CDS encoding DUF3577 domain-containing protein: MNQSVEPRKYFDLHLCGLGYLSRVRDVTARGNGRSKAKPFLACAISAFHGDPNVENGVVYLPLDLIVSGEKAKEAVRAVMNDVNDPDVKVLVSFRAGDHYIRTFERTGNRAGETGAVLKGRLLKLFWIKVDGQEVYRDESDREDDDAEAGADTPAETINGHEPSTSDRDRDRRDTPSAEGPANSRDIGASSNDAAAAERTNARSNRYPPLRRHANGSARRPSANAE, encoded by the coding sequence ATGAATCAATCTGTCGAACCCCGCAAGTATTTCGACCTTCATCTGTGCGGCCTCGGGTATCTGTCCCGTGTCCGCGATGTTACGGCCAGAGGCAATGGCCGCAGCAAGGCCAAGCCCTTCCTCGCCTGCGCCATCTCCGCGTTTCACGGCGATCCGAACGTCGAGAATGGTGTCGTGTATCTTCCGCTGGACCTGATCGTCTCGGGCGAGAAGGCGAAGGAAGCTGTGCGCGCCGTGATGAACGACGTCAATGATCCGGACGTCAAAGTCCTCGTCTCCTTCCGCGCGGGCGATCATTACATCCGTACCTTCGAGCGTACCGGCAACCGCGCGGGCGAGACCGGCGCTGTCCTCAAGGGGCGTCTGCTCAAGCTTTTCTGGATCAAGGTCGACGGCCAGGAAGTTTACCGTGACGAAAGCGACCGCGAAGACGACGACGCTGAAGCAGGCGCCGACACTCCCGCGGAGACCATCAACGGGCATGAACCGTCGACGAGCGATCGCGATCGCGATCGCCGCGATACGCCTTCTGCTGAGGGACCGGCCAACAGCCGCGACATCGGAGCGTCAAGCAACGATGCGGCAGCGGCCGAACGCACCAACGCGCGCAGCAACCGCTATCCGCCGCTGCGCCGTCATGCGAACGGGAGCGCCCGTCGCCCGTCCGCCAACGCCGAATGA
- a CDS encoding antirestriction protein gives MNETTETHGIVATLVPEDRRMEILPRYFGKHMIRAEFAVYAAMSSLCPTYHGGFWDYVELSNGAFYMTPRLDGPLPITCDGNGYDGEMSSDAAGIVASLFALNAMAWSTEDAHFTELYHRLLAFVPSHPDARQIFAAID, from the coding sequence ATGAACGAGACCACTGAAACGCACGGCATCGTGGCCACCCTCGTGCCCGAGGACCGTCGTATGGAAATCCTGCCGCGATACTTCGGCAAGCATATGATCCGCGCCGAATTCGCTGTTTACGCCGCAATGTCGTCGTTGTGCCCGACCTACCACGGCGGATTCTGGGACTACGTCGAGCTGTCCAACGGCGCGTTCTACATGACGCCTCGTCTGGATGGCCCGCTGCCCATCACCTGCGACGGCAACGGATACGATGGCGAAATGAGCAGTGACGCCGCCGGTATTGTTGCCAGCCTCTTCGCACTGAACGCCATGGCGTGGTCGACAGAAGACGCGCATTTTACGGAGCTCTATCACAGGCTGCTCGCCTTCGTCCCGTCACACCCTGACGCGCGCCAGATCTTTGCGGCAATCGATTGA